A window of Candidatus Syntrophosphaera sp. genomic DNA:
AACGATCTTGGTGTTGCGGGAGCCGATATCGATGCCGAGGGTGGTCATAGCAGGATATTCGCCCATTGGTTGGAGCTTTGGAGCCAGGCGGAGGCTGTGGCGCTGATGTCTGCCAAAGTTACGGCGCGGATGCGTTCCTCGCGCCTCAAGTAATACTCCGGCTCGTAGCCGAGGGCGCTCAGGGTTGAGATGAGCACGGCCTGCAGTGAAGCGCTTTCCAGCTCGAAGCGGCTCATTCCGCAAAGGTAGTTCTGGGCGTGGAGCAATTCTTCGGCCGTGACCCCGTTTTGCCAGACATCGGCCAGGATCTCGCGCATCAGTTTGAGGCAGGGTTTGTGGTCGTCCGGATCGCAATAGGAATAGGCGAACCAGTAGCCAAGGCCGCTCACGCAGCTGTAGTCGAAGCCGGTCTGATAGGCATAGCCGTATTTTTCCCGGATGAGGTTGAAGAGGCGGGAATCCATGTCCCCGCCAAGGATCTGGGCCAGGATGTGGAAGGCGGTGGTTTGCTTTCTGTCGCTGGCTGGCGGGGCAAATCCGCCCAGATGGATGATGGCCTGGCCGGAAGACCTGTTCACCCTGATCTGCCTGGTTTTGAGGGGAAGAGGGGAGAAGGGGGGATCATCCGGCCGGGGCAGGTTCTTCACCTTTTGCCGGAATAGCCCGGAAACAAGCCCCAGCACTTCTTCCGGAGCGTTGGACCCCACCACGGCCAGGCTGTAGCGTTCGGGGGTGTATCGGGATTCAAACCAGCCTCGCACGTCATTCCGGCCATGCCGGAGCAGGTCGCTGATGTTTCCGGAATAGCGGCCCAGCGGGCTGTTGGGGCCAACCAGCATGTTGAACCAGCGGAAAAAGGCGTGGCTGGCGGGGTTTTGCCTGTCGCGGCGGAGCATGTCGATCGTTGCGCCCTTGACCAGCCTGAGATAGCCGGGCTCGAAGGCGGGGCGGGAAACGATCTCGGACAGCAGGGAAAGGGCGACGGGCAGCTCGGCGTGGAAGCATTTGCCCCGGAAGATCGTGGCGTCCGTTTGCTGCTCCACGTTGATGCTTAGCCCGTGTTCGCGGGAAAGGCGGAGCAGCTCGGAAAAATCATGGAGTTCGGTTGAATGGAGCATGGCCATTGAACAGAGATAGTTCAAGCCCCGCTGGGCAAGGTTTTCGGAAAGCTGGCAGACGTCCGTGGCGAGGGCAAATCCGCTGATGGGGCGCCGGGGGAGATGGCGATAGAGGAATTTCATCCCGTTGGGCAGAACGGCTGTGTAATGATTCGGGGCCACCTGTTTGAGCTTCGCGGCGGAGGGCAGATCAAGGCCCTGGTCCAGGGAAGCGTCTTCCAAACTGGCTTTGGGCAGGGGTTTGATCTTGCGCCTGGCGCGGGGGGCGATTATCTCCAGAGCGGCCGGGCGGGGGGATTGGTGGATCAGGGCCAGTTGCTGGGGCTGCCAGTATTTCCGCATGCTTTGGAGCACTTCCGCCGGGCTGATGGGGAGGACCTTTTGGTCATAAGTGTAAAGCTTTTCATAGCCCGCGATGAATTCCTCGGCACCGATCATGTTGGCCAGGTTTTCCATGCCCTCAAAGCCGTA
This region includes:
- a CDS encoding insulinase family protein, translating into MPHTQLISPASSAILPNGLKYIVQADPANPLLCLQLYVKVGSAWESAAEAGYSHFLEHLAFKETHLFGYNQIMRHVNSLGGSINAYTDFDCTCYYLLLPSEFLAEGLKVLAELAIHASFDGEDVALEKDIIIEELKQSENDPETDFLDFVQLSAFRENPLSQPVLGNLASIRSASLAKLKKFHRAHYQPRNSFLVIAGDAGFAEVAQQVGYLFGAWENSSEPSPVDHSRWLEPELPPAPRAWRKNATEFLAYVLPELCDTHPDSDPLLIAIRYLAIGRSSRLFKRLVEEEKLASEVKVSSFCGVLSGVSAIAINPLRRDFVTRIHAIFLEEYQSLLAGKIDPLELELVKKDIINTWRYGFEGMENLANMIGAEEFIAGYEKLYTYDQKVLPISPAEVLQSMRKYWQPQQLALIHQSPRPAALEIIAPRARRKIKPLPKASLEDASLDQGLDLPSAAKLKQVAPNHYTAVLPNGMKFLYRHLPRRPISGFALATDVCQLSENLAQRGLNYLCSMAMLHSTELHDFSELLRLSREHGLSINVEQQTDATIFRGKCFHAELPVALSLLSEIVSRPAFEPGYLRLVKGATIDMLRRDRQNPASHAFFRWFNMLVGPNSPLGRYSGNISDLLRHGRNDVRGWFESRYTPERYSLAVVGSNAPEEVLGLVSGLFRQKVKNLPRPDDPPFSPLPLKTRQIRVNRSSGQAIIHLGGFAPPASDRKQTTAFHILAQILGGDMDSRLFNLIREKYGYAYQTGFDYSCVSGLGYWFAYSYCDPDDHKPCLKLMREILADVWQNGVTAEELLHAQNYLCGMSRFELESASLQAVLISTLSALGYEPEYYLRREERIRAVTLADISATASAWLQSSNQWANILL